The genomic stretch AAGCGATGGGGACAGCACAAGACGCGGGTCGGATGGGGATTTGTGGGGAGGGAGGGCAGACCCCCCAGATGGGCATTTGTGGGTAGGGGGGGACTGGCCCCCACCCCTTCTGTCTGGCGGGTTTTCTGTTGTCGCGACAAAATCCTTTTAcactttattaattttatttctctgTTGGCTTTgataatttgcaattttttttcgGCCCCGCCCCGCCATTCGCATTATCCTCCTCTTCCACATCAGCGGTTAGCCATTACCGAAGGGCTACAGCCTGCTGTCGGCCTGGCTCTGCGGTTAATTGCCAGCAGCTTCGTTCTTGGTCCAGTGGCCAAAAGGTACAGGCCGGAATTATTCAAAAGTTTGCACCGAGGCCGGGATAAGACCTTGTGGGCCATGACAAGGAATTACTTGCGAGTCAATTAAACTTCAGGGTCGCGTTTTTCGCCAAAAGAAAATTCATTAATGCCTAAATAGGCGATGATAGGGGGGCTGTTGCAAGTAGTTTGACAGCTTGAGGGGTTCGAAAGAGAGTAGGAGAGGGGGCGGAGTCCAGAAGGGATCTTGGAGTCTGGCATTTTGCCTAGGGAACAAACCCAAGAGCTGCTTTATTCCTGCCTACAAACAGTCCCTTAGGAAGGCATAGGAATCGGTTCTTTCTCAGAGGCAAATGCCGACATTCAATGCCTTTTTTGTTCTTCTAATTTATTGGAGTTTCACATAATTAGTTTAActtcaaataaaatcaaaattccccTGAAATCAACGGCGTATTTCCTTACCACTAGCCCCTATCTAATCTCTCCAATCAGCTTTCTAGGCCATTTCCTAGTCACATATATTCCGCATTCCCAGAAACCAAATAAAACCCCTTTTATCACTGCATTTTCGCGCTTGGCCTTATCGCAACCCGTTCCACATAATCTCAGGTCTCAAGACCACCACAGCAGACCCTATAAATCATCATTATAAGCATATTTGCAACTGTCCCGCGAGGACCGCCcaacaaacagacaaacaaactCCCAGCCAAGTGCTAATTGCTATAATTTTGCAGGGGGGGGAAGGGAGTAGAGCGGAGGGATGCCAGGAGCCGAGACCCGCTAACCACGTACTCCAGCCAGCGATAATGTTTGTcaaggaagcagcagcaaaaaattgTTGAACATCACAGAGGCGTGACCAGACAACAATCCGAAacccagagagggagaggcagacaCTTGTTAGCTGCTAATTAGCCTGGGCTAGCCATGCCTCTACGCCTTAATGTTTGTCGAGATTTGCACAGGAGAAGGCatccagatacagatacttttaCAACGATTTATTTGCCCCTTTCTTCGTAGGCCTTGGTGTGGTCCAAGACCAAATCATTTATGAGGCTCTTGACCTTTACGGCAAATATAAAGTCCAAGTGGCCCCAGGTAGGCTCCGGCACCTCGTGGAGCAGCGCCAGATTGGGCAGCAGTTCGGGCAGGCGTGCCACATCGTCCTTGTTGGCCGAGCCATCGGATAGGCCGTAGTACAGATACAGCTCGGCGGTAATCTGGGTGAGATCGTAGGAAGGGGGCTCCGCCACGCCGTAGTACGCCAGATTCTTGCGGCTGCCCCAGTCGTAGAGGCGGAACTGGTTGGAAGTGTAGGACTGGATGTAGTGGATGGCCTGATTGGAGGAGACGCCAGCGGGATGGGTCTCGGTGATTTGGGGGAGGAGGGTCTGCAAAGAGGATGCATGAAGTGTTGGACAGACCTAAGGATGGGGGCCACAACTCACCCTATTGAGGTTACCAATGTCGGGGCCACCCCAGAGAATGGCCAGTGTCTTGCAGTAGCTCAATGTCAGCGGCTGGTTGCTGCAGGTTGTGTCCAGGAATCGCTGAAGGAAGTCGTTGTAGGGCAGCAGCACCTGGTTCTCCAGCAGAGCCGAGCCCAGGCCCGGCTCGCCCAGAACTGGGGCCGTGGCCACTATCAATCCCTCGGTCGTGTTGCCCATAAACACCGACGGGGCCAGCATGTGGGCTGTCTTGATTTTGGCATTGTACTCGGGCCTGAACGAGCCCATCACAAAGAACGAGGTGCAGCCCTGCGAGTGGCCCACATAGTGGAGGGCCCGCTCCTGGGTCAGCTCGAGGATGTAGTCAATCATGGCCGGCAGATCGATGGCCCCAATCTCGTGCCAGCTGAACTTCCAGAAGTACGGATGCCTCACGTTCAGCCGGGTGTTGTTCCGCGAGTAGAGATTGCCCCGGGCATTGCCCAGCCAGACATCGTAGCCGGCGTCCGCCAGGTTGTACGCCAGTGCATCGTCCGGCCCATTGAGCAGGAAGCAATCCGAGCAGCTGAACAATCCGTGCATGATGAGCACCGCCGGCCGCTGCAGCTGGCCATTGTTCAGCCTCGGCGAGTGCGGGATGCGGAACAGGTTCAGCACATAGCCGTCCGGGGTCTCCACGTAATGCGATTCGGCCGGGTAGCCCTCCGACTCGATGCGTTCGGCCTGCAACGAAACTCACGCTCAGCTCTCGAATCTTATTTGAAATGTCCAAATCTCTGTCCCACCGAAGTCCTTAGTCGCTTGAATGGTATGTCTATAAAAGGATCAAAGTCGTCCGTATCCTTGGCCACTGCCAGGACCGCTGTTATGGCCAGAGCTGCCAAAAGCAGTTCCTTCAACATTTTACTATGGATTCCTTTTGCCTTCTGCTCGAAGAGAAGCCTCCTCTAAGACTGTTCTACCGGGAACTGACTTTTCTACTGTGTTTCTTTCAGTTGATTCCAATCTAATCTGGCGATTAGAAGTCGAGTGCTGAGATGTGTGGGGTCCGATAGGCGATATCAGAAATACGCGTCTAAATCCAAGATTTATATACTTTCGGCTTTCCATTTATTAgattattttgttttggcgACGAGGCACACAGCGATATGGTTAATTATTTGATGGCTTTCAACGACCCTAAATTAAACACACTTACCTTGTGCTCGAAGAGCCCAGTACTCAAGACCCTGAAGGGGCCGCAGACTGTGCTTAGGCGAGTTATTTTAATAATCATACAATTAGACTATATTTTGACACAATTGCTGGAAAATAGATAGGCCTAAAGACCTTTAAGGTGAAGTcttaatcaaataaaaaaactaATATTAAAAGCCTTCAGAAAATACCTAAAAAATAAAGCAACAACTGCCTTTaaaggcaaataaattgaaacGACTGCAGCTAAATCGTATAACAGTTGACAGGAAAACCAAtaacaaaaccgaaaattgTGTTCCAAACAAACTTTGACCTTCCTTTGAGGGTCCTTCCTTATCAAAATAAATCTTAAGTCTTAACCCACACAGCGGATGAATTCTTTACCATTTAAAGCCACAAATAAGAGAATGTCCCATGCCTAGGACAAGCCAATGCTCAAAAAAGACTTGAGAAGTAGATACCCAGAATGTGAGAAGCAGATCAACTCGCTTAAGAGGAAGATGGCGACGGCGGAGCTCCTTATAGCCATGGATCAAAGGCCCGTAGAACAGATCCGCAGGTCTGCAGATCCCTCGTACGACAGGGAATATATGTAGGCTTACCATATCTCATAACAGTAGTAATTCTAGAAAGCGTGGAGAAGCGCCTTCTGGTATCCCAAAGATATATGTGCCATAGTTGATATTCTCTAAGAGCAACACCCGAATTTTTAAGCCAAAGAAAGGCATGTTACTAGGACCCAACAAGTGTAATGTCTCCCTTTAATCATTGCTCAAGAATTATACTATTTTCCTCGGAGGATCTCCGCACTATCCTTCCCCCATTGGCCAATTTCCAATTCCCCCAATTTCCCAATTCATTCCAGCAGTAGAGCGCATAAGTATTATCCCATTCACAAATATGTAGCTTCAATCACAGGccaccccctccacccccctcgGTACCTCaacccaccccccccccaccccccgcagACCAATTCCAATCAGACAGAGCCCCAAGTGGAGTAAAGAGCCCGACACGCGTATCAACGAGTTGCGCCTGACTTGCTGCGATTTTTGCATTATGCCAGTGAATTGTAATGCGGCAAGATAGTGCGGAGTGGCAGAGTGGGGAGTGGCAGAGTGGGAGGATGGttgcaggagctgcaggagccGCTGTAGGTACTCTTctggtggcggtggctccACACTGAGATTGGCATTAAGCATGGCAAAAGCCACAAATTGCGAGCATCGAGGGCTGTCATTCTCCACGAAGCTCTCTCTTCACGTGGCCTTACTCattctttgtgtgtgtctacAGTGAGAGAAAATATTCATAGAATTCTGATAGAAACAGGATATAACAAGCCTCTGTTCAAACCCGTATCATAGACAATACTTTGATTGCCCCTCCCAGTCTCTGTTGATCCCCAAATCCTCTAAatatttctctcagtgcatgTGTCTGACTGCGgttggctgtgtgtgtgcctgtagTGTGGCATTGTCATGCCAAtgtcgacgacgacgccgacgGATGTGCAGAGGAAAGAGAGATAAACCGAACCAAACGTAAATGCGGTTCATTGAAATTATGTGAAGCGGAGGCAGAGATATAGAGGGGGaaggggacgggggacggagTGCAGCACAAATGGGAATGGCATACATTTTGTGGAAATTGCCAGGAAGGCAAAgtacaacaaaatacaagaccatccaacaaaataaaacagcaTGAAACAGCAGTTAGAACGCCATATAGGAGATAGGGGAGTATTTCGACCTTTGGATACTCAGCTAAAAGTCGAAAAAAATAGGGAATTATGTAAAGGAAAATTACCTTACTTTAAGGGGATTTTGGGAGGTTGGAGGGAGTCCTGGAAAGGTCGGAAATGTAATGGATCTTGGGTCTGATTTTTAGATGAAACTGTAGTCCAGTATCCAAGGCATAACAACTTAGAAGATCtagaatatatatacctatGGCTTGGAGTCGGATAAGACATCTTCCTTCTTCTGAGAGTGGCCTGCGTCTCATTCAGATCCACTCTTCTCTCTTGAAAGCAGTAGGATCAGATCCAAGGCATTCTCTTTCTCCACAAACTCTTCTCTGGTGAGGTCGAATCCAAGATGAAGAAGACAGTAATTCCCAAACGGGCAGGACGGACAGCAGAGGGCATCTTAACAGGCATTACTTTCCTCTTCATCTTCCACTCTGTCCTTCATACTACTCTGAATATAAATCCTTCCTTAATTACTATAAAAtttttccatccatccaagGTCAAATCTCctttaatgaataattaaattaaattctctttaatttgtaattgttGTCTCTGAAGAATTGCCATAACCTGCCTGTAGTGTCATTTATGTTGTAAATTTCTCGTATATTTTTCCCTAGCTAAAACCCTACATTTTTCGATTATGCTCCTTCAAACCCCTGACTACCCTGTACAAATACTGCAACTATTTTTTAGCAGTG from Drosophila pseudoobscura strain MV-25-SWS-2005 chromosome 4, UCI_Dpse_MV25, whole genome shotgun sequence encodes the following:
- the LOC4817380 gene encoding lipase 3, translating into MLKELLLAALAITAVLAVAKDTDDFDPFIDIPFKRLRTSAERIESEGYPAESHYVETPDGYVLNLFRIPHSPRLNNGQLQRPAVLIMHGLFSCSDCFLLNGPDDALAYNLADAGYDVWLGNARGNLYSRNNTRLNVRHPYFWKFSWHEIGAIDLPAMIDYILELTQERALHYVGHSQGCTSFFVMGSFRPEYNAKIKTAHMLAPSVFMGNTTEGLIVATAPVLGEPGLGSALLENQVLLPYNDFLQRFLDTTCSNQPLTLSYCKTLAILWGGPDIGNLNRTLLPQITETHPAGVSSNQAIHYIQSYTSNQFRLYDWGSRKNLAYYGVAEPPSYDLTQITAELYLYYGLSDGSANKDDVARLPELLPNLALLHEVPEPTWGHLDFIFAVKVKSLINDLVLDHTKAYEERGK